The Musa acuminata AAA Group cultivar baxijiao chromosome BXJ2-2, Cavendish_Baxijiao_AAA, whole genome shotgun sequence genome has a segment encoding these proteins:
- the LOC135605526 gene encoding uncharacterized protein LOC135605526, whose protein sequence is MQALAPLRPFLTSSITVRSRSNGCLILSSRPCLLPPLCSPVRSPPVAAPPYLSRRAHSPLRDVAVLMAYPGSSSTPASLAELHDAPDFDALVDPDGYLSVVGFGSLLSERSARSTFPDLKNFRVAVLRGFRRVFAHVAPIFFERGIANEETGEVSSLSVEPCEGEFLIVTVFEIKSEEVPAFIERENEFRFLAVVPEGLDGIPFTSPAVVCARYSDEEYFQIRCKGNKDIFFQHYGRYNIQKIWRDDILPCRIYLRHCVLAARNLGEVAYENFLDHTFISDRKTSIRQYLTSTGSGIMEEEPPKSLRYRYGG, encoded by the exons ATGCAGGCCTTGGCTCCCCTACGACCCTTCCTCACCTCATCTATCACCGTACGATCGAGATCCAACGGCTGCCTGATCCTCTCCTCTCGCCCCTGCCTCCTCCCACCCCTTTGCTCGCCCGTCCGATCACCTCCGGTGGCCGCACCGCCCTATCTCAGCCGCCGTGCGCACTCGCCCCTCCGCGACGTCGCCGTCCTTATGGCGTATCCGGGCTCCTCCTCGACTCCTGCCAGCCTCGCGGAGCTACACGATGCCCCCGACTTCGATGCCCTCGTCGACCCCGATGGCTACCTCTCCGTGGTAGGCTTTGGGTCTCTCCTCTCCG AGAGGAGCGCGAGGAGCACTTTCCCCGATCTCAAGAACTTTCGGGTTGCGGTGCTTCGTGGGTTCCGGCGCGTCTTTGCTCACGTTGCGCCGATCTTTTTCGAGCGTGGCATTGCCAACGAGGAGACGGGG GAGGTCTCCAGCTTGAGTGTGGAGCCATGCGAGGGGGAATTCCTTATAGTGACTGTCTTTGAGATCAAGAGTGAAGAG GTTCCTGCCTTCATTGAGAGGGAGAATGAATTCAGATTCTTAGCA GTGGTTCCTGAAGGTTTGGATGGGATTCCTTTTACCAGTCCTGCT GTCGTTTGTGCTCGCTACAGCGATGAAGAGTATTTTCAGATTAGATGCAAAG GCAACAAAGACATTTTTTTCCAGCATTACGGACGATATAACATACAAAAAATATGGCGAGATGATATTTTGCCTTGTCGCATTTATCTTAGGCATTG TGTTTTGGCAGCAAGAAATCTTGGGGAAGTAGCTTATGAGAATTTCTTGGATCATACCTTCATCAGTGACCGCAAAACGAGTATCCGCCAATACCTGACCTCAACTGGATCAGGaattatggaagaagagccaccaaAATCTCTCAGATACAGATATGGTGGGTGA
- the LOC135605527 gene encoding uncharacterized protein LOC135605527, whose product MVIMDKNCLGDGDPVFDLESGVNSVNKEQQEAKDTVFSAGQDKGVLGRVWNGFVAISRSIKGERSVKLYHSTSNTVELPLTKEEALVDKRLGQEAKVGLSEKKIGVEKTKKKGCKKPPKPPRPPNSPPLDAADQKLMKEIAEVALMKRARIERMKKKMKNAKLTHSNGNFWAFIITILFVIVIIWQGVISRGSSNFSFHGSPESSVRARGGFISIQFYKNASKNVLHASTSASPNNVSG is encoded by the exons ATGGTTATCATGGATAAGAATTGTTTGGGTGATGGAGATCCTGTGTTTGATTTAGAAAGTGGCGTGAATTCTGTGAATAAAGAACAGCAAGAAGCAAAGGATACCGTGTTTAGTGCTGGACAGGATAAAGGAGTACTGGGTAGGGTGTGGAATGGCTTTGTCGCTATTAGTAGGTCAATAAAAGGTGAAAGATCTGTGAAGCTTTATCATAGTACATCTAACACTGTAGAGCTTCCTCTCACAAAGGAGGAAGCTTTGGTGGACAAGAGGCTTGGACAAGAGGCAAAGGTGGGCCTTTCGGAGAAGAAAATTGGAGTCGAGAAGACAAAAAAGAAGGGGTGCAAGAAACCTCCCAAGCCACCTCGGCCTCCCAACTCTCCACCTTTGGATGCTGCAGACCAGAAGCTCATGAAAGAGATCGCAGAGGTTGCGTTGATGAAGCGGGCAAGGATTGAACggatgaaaaagaagatgaagaatGCCAAGTTGACACATTCCAACGGCAACTTTTGGGCCTTTATTATCACTATTCTTTTTGTCATTGTTATAATATGGCAAG GGGTTATTTCTCGAGGCAGTTCCAATTTCAGCTTCCATGGTTCTCCCGAATCATCTGTACGAGCTAGGGGTGGATTTATTTCCATTCAGTTCTACAAGAATGCATCAAAAAATGTTCTTCATGCTTCTACCTCAGCATCCCCCAA CAATGTATCCGGTTGA
- the LOC103976135 gene encoding Golgi apparatus membrane protein-like protein ECHIDNA — translation MERVQTTEENYANPKTCLFHVLFKAASLAFYILSALFIDSFVIIFVVTVFLAALDFWVVKNVSGRILVGLRWWNEIDERGESVWKFECLDQESLARMNKKDSWLFWWTLYITAVAWIFLAIFSLIRFQADYLLVVGVCLSLSIANIVGFTKCRKDAKKQIQQFASQTIASHLTSSLQSAFSIV, via the exons ATGGAGCGAGTCCAG ACTACAGAGGAGAATTATGCGAATCCAAAAACTTGCCTTTTCCATGTTCTTTTCAAG GCTGCATCGTTGGCTTTCTACATACTCTCAGCACTCTTCATCGatagttttgtgatcatttttGTGGTCACTGTTTTTCTTGCGGCTCTCGATTTCTGGGTCGTCAAGAACGTCAGCGGGAGGATACTGGTCGGGCTGAGGTGGTGGAATGAGATAGATGAGCGAGGAGAGAGCGTCTGGAAGTTCGAATGCTTGGATCAGGAG TCTCTTGCGCGTATGAACAAGAAGGATTCCTGGCTCTTTTGGTGGACGCTTTATATCACG GCTGTTGCTTGGATTTTCCTTGCGATATTCTCACTTATAAGGTTTCAGGCAGATTATCTACTAGTCGTGGGAGTTTGTTTAAGCCTCAGCATTGCAAACATTGTGGGCTTCACTAAATGCCgtaaag ATGCCAAGAAACAGATCCAACAATTTGCTAGTCAGACAATCGCATCGCATTTGACATCATCGTTGCAGTCAGCATTTAGTATCGTCTGA
- the LOC135605525 gene encoding uncharacterized protein LOC135605525, which translates to MGVATSNQRRVGAVLMANKEDKHGVSSEACETIEVSPIPAVCAIALHASPRFVIPPTTAVTRWQVNPWQQHSAGASISARRAVSVKAELPKPKGTQGQLILLRFSGRRASSHGFALVTSLPSTPPNMSEKVAESIRNAEETCAKDAASGECAAAWDEVEELSAAASHARDKLKVGGPQYNGRRASYRRLAPVASSPPTPPNISEKVVESIKNAQETCAEDAASGECAAAWDEVEELSAAASHARDKLKADNPETDEGRTYE; encoded by the coding sequence ATGGGGGTGGCGACGTCTAATCAACGCCGTGTGGGAGCTGTCTTGATGGCCAACAAAGAGGATAAGCACGGCGTGTCCTCCGAGGCATGTGAAACCATTGAAGTGTCCCCCATCCCTGCCGTTTGCGCCATCGCTTTGCACGCCAGCCCTCGCTTCGTCATACCGCCTACAACAGCTGTCACGAGGTGGCAAGTCAACCCATGGCAACAGCATTCCGCCGGTGCAAGCATCTCCGCCAGGAGGGCCGTCTCCGTGAAGGCAGAGCTCCCCAAGCCAAAGGGGACTCAAGGACAGCTCATTCTTTTACGGTTCAGCGGCCGCCGGGCGTCCTCCCATGGGTTTGCGCTCGTCACAAGCTTGCCCTCCACGCCGCCGAACATGTCGGAGAAGGTGGCAGAGAGCATCAGAAACGCGGAGGAGACATGCGCGAAGGACGCTGCGAGCGGGGAGTGCGCGGCGGCGTGGGACGAGGTGGAGGAGCTGAGTGCGGCAGCCAGCCACGCCAGGGACAAGCTCAAGGTCGGCGGCCCGCAGTACAATGGCCGCCGGGCGTCCTATCGTCGGTTGGCGCCCGTTGCAAGCTCGCCGCCCACGCCGCCCAACATATCAGAGAAGGTGGTGGAGAGCATCAAGAACGCGCAGGAGACGTGCGCAGAGGACGCGGCGAGCGGGGAGTGCGCCGCGGCATGGGACGAGGTGGAGGAGCTGAGCGCCGCGGCCAGCCACGCCAGGGACAAGCTTAAGGCAGACAACCCGGAGACCGACGAGGGCCGCACCTACGAGTAG